GTGGCCGCAGTTCGCGTACGGGCGCAACGCCGTGTATCCGCGTGGCCATCACGGCAACGCGGTGCTGTCGAAATTTCCGATCGTGCATTACCGCAACCACGATGTGTCGGTGGCCGGGCCCGAAAAACGGGGCCTGCTGCATTGCGTGCTGCGCCTGCCGGGCCGCACCGTCGATGTCCATGCGATTTGCGCCCACCTCGGCCTGGCGGAGGCGCACCGGCAGCAGCAGCTGGAACTGCTCTGCCACATCGTGCGCGACGAAGTGCCGCCCGATGCGCCGCTGATCGTGGCGGGCGATTTCAACGACTGGCGCGGCCGCGCCCACCGGGTGCTCGAAGAAGGTGCGGCACTGCGCGAGGTGTTCGTTCATGCGAACGGCTCGGCCGCCAAGACCTTT
The Variovorax paradoxus genome window above contains:
- a CDS encoding endonuclease/exonuclease/phosphatase family protein, with protein sequence MSSSPIPFAVTAPTSLKVMTVNTHKGFTALNRKFILPELRDAVRTVGADVVFLQEVLGTHSRHSRKVNNWPEAPHYEFLADTMWPQFAYGRNAVYPRGHHGNAVLSKFPIVHYRNHDVSVAGPEKRGLLHCVLRLPGRTVDVHAICAHLGLAEAHRQQQLELLCHIVRDEVPPDAPLIVAGDFNDWRGRAHRVLEEGAALREVFVHANGSAAKTFPSRFPLLSLDRIYVRNAGVHAPVVLPRKPWSHLSDHAPLVANIDL